The Fundidesulfovibrio magnetotacticus genome has a segment encoding these proteins:
- the ftsH gene encoding ATP-dependent zinc metalloprotease FtsH has protein sequence MNNFTKNLGIWAVICLVMIVLFNLLNQQPPQASKLAYSDFLKKATSGEITAVKMQGNRIEGVTSDNHRFGTYAPYDPNLVKTLLDNKIQVRVEPEEESPWYVSIFVSWFPMLLLIAVWIFFMRQMQGGGGKAMSFGRSRARLINQDTQRVTFQDVAGVDEAKEELSEIVQFLSDPKKFTRLGGRIPKGVLLVGSPGTGKTLLARAVAGEAGVPFFSISGSDFVEMFVGVGAARVRDLFVQGKKNAPCLIFIDEIDAVGRQRGAGLGGGHDEREQTLNQLLVEMDGFESNEGVILIAATNRPDVLDPALLRPGRFDRQVVVPTPDLRGRKRILEVHTRRTPVDGSVNLDVLAKGTPGFSGADLENLVNEAALSAAKLGRDKVVMADFEMAKDKVLMGKERRSLILSDEEKRTTAYHEAGHALVAKLIEGSDPIHKVSIIPRGRALGVTMQLPEDDRHTYSKTYLINSIVMLMGGRVAEEVVLDQLTTGAGNDIERATNMARKMVCKWGMSEKLGPLSYGEKDEEIFLGRDMVAHKNFSEDTSRQIDMEVRSIVEGCHARAKELLTGSIEHLHAIAKALLERETISGADIDLLMKGEELPPVEIKADVPPPAAPKASETPAAGDIPADAPPPADAPGEPGDKDSGR, from the coding sequence TTGAACAATTTCACCAAGAACCTGGGCATCTGGGCGGTCATCTGCCTTGTCATGATCGTCCTGTTCAACCTGTTGAACCAACAGCCCCCCCAGGCGTCCAAACTCGCCTATTCCGACTTCCTCAAGAAGGCCACCTCCGGCGAGATCACGGCCGTGAAGATGCAGGGCAACCGCATCGAGGGCGTCACCAGCGACAACCACCGCTTCGGCACTTACGCCCCCTACGACCCCAACCTCGTCAAAACCCTCCTGGACAACAAAATCCAGGTGCGCGTGGAGCCCGAGGAAGAGTCGCCCTGGTACGTGAGCATCTTCGTCTCCTGGTTCCCCATGCTTCTGCTCATCGCCGTGTGGATCTTCTTCATGCGCCAGATGCAGGGCGGAGGCGGCAAGGCCATGAGCTTCGGCCGCTCGCGTGCCCGGCTCATCAACCAGGACACCCAGCGCGTCACCTTCCAGGACGTGGCGGGCGTGGACGAGGCCAAGGAGGAACTTTCAGAGATCGTTCAGTTCCTCTCCGACCCCAAGAAGTTCACCCGTCTGGGCGGGCGCATCCCCAAGGGCGTGCTCCTGGTGGGCTCCCCCGGCACGGGCAAGACCCTCCTGGCGCGCGCCGTGGCCGGCGAGGCGGGCGTGCCCTTCTTCTCCATCTCCGGCTCCGACTTCGTGGAGATGTTCGTGGGCGTGGGCGCGGCCCGCGTGCGCGACCTCTTCGTCCAGGGCAAGAAGAACGCCCCCTGCCTGATCTTCATCGACGAAATCGACGCGGTGGGCCGTCAGCGCGGCGCGGGCCTGGGCGGCGGACACGACGAGCGCGAGCAGACCCTCAACCAGCTGCTCGTGGAGATGGACGGCTTCGAGTCCAACGAGGGCGTCATCCTCATCGCCGCCACCAACCGCCCCGACGTGCTCGACCCCGCGCTCCTGCGCCCCGGCCGCTTCGACCGCCAGGTGGTGGTGCCCACGCCCGACCTGCGCGGCCGCAAGCGCATCCTGGAAGTGCACACCCGCCGCACCCCCGTGGACGGCTCCGTGAACCTGGACGTGCTCGCCAAGGGCACCCCGGGCTTCTCCGGAGCGGACCTGGAGAACCTCGTCAACGAGGCCGCCCTCTCCGCCGCCAAGCTCGGCCGCGACAAGGTGGTCATGGCCGACTTCGAGATGGCCAAGGACAAGGTGCTCATGGGCAAGGAGCGGCGCAGCCTCATCCTCTCCGACGAGGAGAAGCGCACCACCGCCTACCACGAGGCCGGACACGCCCTGGTGGCCAAGCTCATCGAAGGCTCCGACCCCATCCACAAGGTCTCCATCATCCCGCGCGGCCGCGCCCTGGGCGTGACCATGCAGCTGCCCGAGGACGACCGCCACACCTATTCCAAAACCTACCTGATCAACTCCATCGTCATGCTCATGGGCGGACGCGTGGCCGAAGAAGTGGTGCTGGACCAGCTCACCACCGGCGCGGGCAACGACATCGAGCGCGCCACCAACATGGCCCGCAAGATGGTCTGCAAGTGGGGCATGAGCGAAAAGCTCGGCCCCCTGAGCTACGGCGAGAAGGACGAGGAGATCTTCCTGGGACGCGACATGGTGGCCCACAAGAACTTCTCCGAGGACACCTCCCGCCAGATCGACATGGAGGTCCGCTCCATCGTGGAGGGCTGCCACGCCCGCGCCAAAGAACTCCTCACCGGGAGCATCGAGCACCTCCATGCCATCGCCAAAGCCCTCCTGGAGCGCGAAACCATCTCCGGGGCCGACATCGACCTGCTCATGAAGGGCGAGGAGCTGCCCCCCGTAGAGATCAAGGCCGACGTGCCGCCCCCGGCCGCGCCCAAGGCCTCCGAGACCCCGGCCGCCGGGGACATCCCCGCCGACGCCCCGCCTCCGGCAGACGCCCCCGGCGAGCCCGGCGACAAGGACTCCGGCCGTTAG
- a CDS encoding OsmC family protein, with the protein MIVSQSLEQDYLARFSDGTHEALSDTTPEHGGAAAGFSPHDLLEAALANCIVIISRMYAKKHDIPLEGVKATVTLRRDDPAKAVFEYSVEHQGDITPEQRERLLKAISACPVHKTLKREMVFTRV; encoded by the coding sequence ATGATCGTCAGCCAGAGCCTGGAACAGGACTACCTCGCGCGCTTCAGCGACGGCACGCACGAAGCCCTCTCCGACACCACCCCGGAGCACGGCGGCGCGGCCGCGGGCTTCTCCCCGCACGACCTGCTGGAAGCCGCCCTTGCCAACTGCATCGTGATCATTAGCCGGATGTACGCGAAAAAGCACGACATCCCCCTGGAAGGGGTGAAGGCCACGGTCACGCTGCGGCGCGACGATCCGGCCAAGGCCGTGTTCGAATACAGCGTGGAACACCAGGGCGACATCACGCCCGAGCAGCGCGAGCGCCTGCTCAAGGCCATCTCGGCCTGCCCCGTGCACAAGACGCTCAAGCGGGAAATGGTCTTCACGCGGGTTTGA
- a CDS encoding argininosuccinate synthase, which produces MSSIKKVVLAYSGGLDTSVILKWIKKTYQCEVITMTADLGQEEELDGLEEKALRTGATKAYIDDLREEFARDFVFPILRASAVYEGRYLLGTSIARPLIAKRMVEIALAEGAQAVSHGATGKGNDQVRFELTAMALAPQLKTIAPWREWDFKGRADLMAFAQENGIPVPVTKEKPYSCDRNLMHLSFEGGELEDPWNEPGPHSYLLCARPEDAPNEPEYIELEFDKGNPVALNGINMTPASLIRELNRIGGKHGVGRLDMVENRFVGMKSHGVYETPGCTIIHTAHRDLEGITMDREVMHIRDSLIPRYAEMVYYGFWYAPEREAVQALIDKSQERVSGVVRLKLYKGQATPVGRKSPNSLYNMELVTFEEDSVYDQSDATGFIRLQGLRLRGYKKM; this is translated from the coding sequence ATGAGCAGCATCAAGAAGGTGGTCCTGGCCTATTCCGGTGGCCTGGACACGTCGGTCATCCTCAAGTGGATCAAGAAGACCTACCAGTGCGAGGTCATCACCATGACCGCCGACCTGGGACAGGAAGAAGAGCTGGACGGCCTGGAGGAAAAGGCCCTGCGCACCGGGGCCACCAAGGCCTACATCGACGACCTGCGCGAGGAGTTCGCCAGGGACTTCGTGTTCCCCATCCTGCGCGCCAGCGCGGTCTACGAGGGCCGCTACCTGCTGGGCACCTCCATCGCGCGGCCGCTCATCGCCAAGCGCATGGTGGAAATCGCCCTGGCGGAGGGCGCGCAGGCCGTGTCCCACGGGGCCACCGGAAAGGGCAACGACCAGGTGCGCTTCGAGCTCACCGCCATGGCCCTGGCCCCCCAGCTCAAGACCATCGCCCCCTGGCGCGAGTGGGACTTCAAGGGCCGCGCCGACCTCATGGCCTTCGCCCAGGAGAACGGCATCCCCGTGCCCGTCACCAAGGAGAAGCCCTACAGCTGCGACCGCAACCTCATGCACCTCTCCTTCGAGGGCGGCGAGCTGGAAGACCCCTGGAACGAGCCCGGTCCCCACAGCTACCTGCTCTGCGCCCGGCCCGAGGACGCCCCCAACGAGCCCGAATACATCGAGCTGGAATTCGACAAGGGCAATCCCGTGGCCCTCAACGGCATCAACATGACCCCGGCCTCCCTGATCCGCGAGCTCAACAGGATCGGCGGCAAGCACGGCGTGGGACGCCTGGACATGGTGGAGAACCGCTTCGTGGGCATGAAATCCCACGGCGTCTACGAGACCCCGGGCTGCACCATCATCCACACCGCCCACCGCGACCTGGAGGGCATCACCATGGACCGCGAAGTGATGCACATCCGCGACTCGCTCATCCCGCGCTACGCCGAGATGGTCTACTACGGCTTCTGGTACGCCCCCGAGCGCGAGGCCGTGCAGGCCCTCATCGACAAGAGCCAGGAGCGCGTGAGCGGCGTGGTGCGTCTGAAGCTCTACAAGGGGCAGGCCACCCCCGTGGGCCGCAAGTCCCCCAACAGCCTCTACAACATGGAGCTGGTGACCTTCGAGGAGGATTCGGTCTACGACCAGTCCGACGCCACGGGCTTCATCAGGCTGCAGGGGCTGAGGCTGAGGGGCTACAAGAAGATGTAA
- the argH gene encoding argininosuccinate lyase, producing MSTSSKPWGGRFAEPTSKIVERYTGSVRYDKALYAQDIAGSKAHARMLSRQGIIGQEDANKIVAGLDLVLGEIHAGTFQWKESLEDVHMNIEARLTELIGEPGKKLHTGRSRNDQVCLDFRLFVSARLEVWSELLAALVKVLAGRAGEHAETLLPGTTHLQPAQPVSLGHHLLAYAWMFRRDHERCRDALKRAAVSPLGAAALAGTTFPLDPASVAEELQLNGTFRNSLDAVSDRDFALEALFVGTTVMMHLSRLCEELILWANPNFGYVALPDAYATGSSIMPQKKNPDVAELMRGKTGRVYGALFTLMTIMKGLPLAYNRDMQEDKEPFFDADRTVSDSLAIMAEMMQAMGFRPEKMRQALKLGFLNATELADYLAARGVPFREAHHVAGSAVALAEKSGRGLEDLSLEELRGLCDKIGPDVAEVLQYETAVKRRDTPGGTAPERVEEQIAALEKWLLELEKGA from the coding sequence ATGTCCACTTCGTCCAAGCCCTGGGGCGGCCGCTTCGCCGAGCCCACCTCCAAGATCGTCGAGCGCTACACGGGCTCCGTGCGCTACGACAAGGCCCTCTACGCCCAGGACATCGCCGGGTCCAAGGCCCACGCGCGCATGCTGTCCCGCCAGGGCATCATCGGCCAGGAGGACGCCAATAAGATCGTGGCCGGGCTGGACCTGGTGCTGGGCGAAATCCACGCGGGAACTTTCCAATGGAAGGAAAGCCTGGAAGACGTGCACATGAACATCGAGGCCCGGCTCACCGAGCTGATCGGAGAGCCCGGTAAGAAGCTGCACACCGGCCGCTCGCGCAACGATCAGGTCTGTCTGGACTTCCGCCTCTTCGTGAGCGCGCGCCTGGAAGTGTGGAGCGAACTGCTGGCCGCCCTGGTGAAGGTGCTGGCCGGCCGCGCGGGCGAGCACGCCGAGACCCTGCTGCCCGGGACCACGCACCTCCAGCCCGCCCAGCCCGTGAGCCTGGGCCACCACCTGCTGGCCTACGCCTGGATGTTCCGGCGCGACCATGAGCGCTGCCGCGACGCCCTGAAGCGCGCGGCCGTTTCGCCCCTGGGCGCGGCGGCCCTGGCGGGCACCACCTTCCCCCTGGACCCGGCCTCCGTGGCGGAGGAGCTGCAGCTCAACGGGACCTTCCGGAACAGCCTGGACGCCGTGTCCGACCGCGACTTCGCCCTGGAGGCCCTCTTCGTGGGGACCACGGTGATGATGCACCTCTCGCGCCTCTGCGAGGAGCTGATCCTCTGGGCCAACCCCAACTTCGGCTACGTGGCCCTGCCCGACGCCTACGCCACTGGCAGCTCCATCATGCCCCAGAAGAAGAACCCCGACGTGGCCGAACTGATGCGCGGCAAGACGGGGAGGGTTTACGGGGCGCTCTTCACGCTCATGACCATCATGAAGGGCCTGCCCCTGGCCTACAACCGGGACATGCAGGAGGACAAGGAGCCCTTCTTCGACGCCGACCGCACGGTGAGCGATTCGCTGGCCATCATGGCCGAGATGATGCAGGCCATGGGCTTTAGGCCCGAGAAGATGCGCCAGGCCCTGAAGCTGGGCTTCCTGAACGCCACGGAACTGGCGGACTACCTGGCGGCGCGGGGCGTGCCCTTCCGCGAGGCGCACCACGTGGCGGGCTCCGCCGTGGCCCTGGCGGAGAAGTCCGGCCGGGGGCTCGAAGACCTCTCGCTGGAGGAGCTGCGCGGTCTGTGCGACAAGATCGGCCCGGACGTGGCCGAGGTGCTCCAGTACGAGACGGCCGTGAAGCGCCGCGACACGCCCGGCGGCACGGCCCCGGAACGGGTCGAGGAGCAGATCGCGGCGCTGGAGAAGTGGCTGCTGGAACTGGAAAAGGGGGCGTAG